The Bacillus vallismortis genome window below encodes:
- a CDS encoding permease, which translates to MLLSLKSRSTEVQSFIVGSSTALGIMGAGMLYFPAAIINVLIGFKLNKKVKEEKTNEQG; encoded by the coding sequence GTGTTACTTAGTCTAAAGTCGAGAAGTACAGAAGTGCAGTCGTTTATCGTCGGCTCGAGTACTGCGTTAGGAATAATGGGTGCGGGAATGTTATATTTTCCAGCTGCGATTATCAATGTCTTGATTGGCTTCAAGTTAAACAAGAAGGTAAAAGAAGAAAAAACGAATGAGCAGGGTTAG